In one window of Candidatus Rubrimentiphilum sp. DNA:
- a CDS encoding CheR family methyltransferase encodes MLIEERAAPETSAERQSDELASIELSLLLEAMLRWRGYDFREYAPGTLKRRVAERMRAEGAETISGLQERFLHDEESLRRFVFAMSTNSNKLFRPPDYFRAVRDRVAAFLRTYTFARLWFPACSTGEDVYTFLTILAEEELLDRCMLYATDLSDIAVAHAREATYDVSSFEELSNDYVASGGRKSITDFADYSDGKVKFHESLRRNLIFATHSLATDASLNEFHCIVARGVLPQFNKTLQYRVHNLFLQSLSRFGFICLSSTESLHSTPHEGAFRQVDDVFPIYRRMR; translated from the coding sequence GTGCTGATCGAGGAGCGCGCGGCGCCGGAGACATCGGCCGAGCGCCAAAGTGATGAACTCGCGAGCATCGAGCTATCGCTCTTGCTCGAAGCCATGCTGCGATGGCGAGGCTATGACTTTCGCGAATACGCGCCTGGAACGTTAAAGCGGCGCGTTGCCGAGCGCATGCGCGCCGAGGGCGCCGAAACAATTTCAGGGCTGCAAGAGCGGTTCTTGCACGACGAGGAGTCGCTGCGCCGGTTCGTTTTCGCGATGTCGACGAACTCGAACAAACTGTTTCGTCCGCCCGATTACTTCCGCGCAGTCCGCGATCGCGTCGCGGCTTTTTTGCGCACGTACACCTTTGCGCGGCTGTGGTTTCCGGCATGCTCAACCGGCGAGGACGTCTACACGTTCCTTACCATTCTTGCCGAGGAAGAACTTCTGGATCGTTGCATGCTGTATGCGACGGACTTGAGCGACATTGCAGTCGCTCACGCGCGCGAGGCGACGTACGACGTATCGTCGTTCGAAGAGCTTTCCAACGACTATGTTGCGAGCGGCGGCCGCAAGTCCATCACCGATTTCGCCGACTACTCGGACGGCAAAGTGAAATTCCACGAGAGTCTCCGGCGCAATCTCATCTTCGCGACGCACAGCTTAGCGACCGACGCATCCCTCAACGAGTTCCATTGCATCGTCGCGCGCGGTGTGCTGCCGCAGTTCAACAAGACCTTGCAGTACCGCGTGCACAACCTATTCCTGCAGAGCCTTTCGCGCTTCGGATTCATCTGCTTGAGCTCGACCGAATCGCTCCACTCCACGCCTCACGAAGGCGCGTTCCGGCAAGTGGACGACGTTTTCCCGATCTACCGCAGAATGCGATAG
- a CDS encoding HAMP domain-containing protein, which yields MATTASPKTARNGKPRSNGAAASHGANGSATDRKLLNALRAFYGGDFTVRLPLRGAGMDAELAKAFNDCVSIKQHMLREIKRISRLVGREGRVSQRINLPEASGSWQEQVDAYNALIDDLTAPMAETNRVLGSVAQGDLGQRIPVDIEGRPLRGEFLRSAKLINTMVDQLNAFASEVTRVAREVGSEGKLGGQASVKGVAGTWKDLTDSVNTMAGNLTSQVRNIAAVTTAVANGDLSRKITVEAAGEILELKDTINTMVDQLNAFASEVTRVAREVGSEGRLGGQAEVQGVSGTWKDLTESVNFMASNLTSQVRNIAEVTTAVAKGDLSKKITVDVRGEILELKNTINTMVDQLNAFASEVTRVAREVGSEGILGGQAQVAGVSGTWKDLTESVNFMAANLTSQVRNIADVTTAVAKGDLSRKITVNVRGEILELKNTINTMVDQLNAFAGEVTRVAREVGSEGKLGGQADVKGVSGTWKDLTDSVNGMASNLTSQVRNIADVTTAVAKGDLSRKITVDVRGEILELKNTINTMVDQLNAFAGEVTRVAREVGSEGKLGGQAQVAGVSGTWRDLTESVNFMASNLTSQVRNIAEVTTAVAKGDLSKKITVDVRGEILELKNTINTMVDQLNAFASEVTRVAREVGSEGKLGGQAEVAGVSGTWKDLTLSVNSMASNLTNQVRNIAEVTTAVANGDLSKKITVDVRGEILELKNTINTMVDQLNAFASEVTRVAREVGSEGRLGGQAFVRGVAGTWKDLTDSVNTMASNLTSQVRNIAKVTTAVALGDLSKKITVDVRGEILELKDTINTMVDQLNAFASEVTRVAREVGSEGKLGGQAQVAGVSGTWKDLTDNVNFMASNLTNQVRGIAQVVTSVANGDLKRKLTLEAKGEIAQLADTINFMIDTLATFADQVTTVAREVGFEGKLGGQAQVPGAAGLWRDLTDSVNQLAEQLTSQIRAIGEVATAVTSGDLSRAVQVEARGEVAELTRNVNEMIQNLRDTTRKNTEQDWLKTNVARFTAMLQGQRDSKTVSRMIMSEIAPLVNAYSGAFYINEPIGDEQVLRLMASYAVSKKKAAQRTIREGEGLVGQCLLERQRILLTDVPADYMAIGSGMGETKPLSLIILPVLFEGEVRAVIELASTERFNETQLQFFDQLTESVGVILNTIGATMRTEELLKQSQALTNELQSQQMELQQTNDELEERSRLLQERNEEIERRTREIDEARQELEKKAEQLALTSKYKSQFLANMSHELRTPLNSLLILSKQLADNPEGNMTGKQIEFAQTIRAAGSDLLTLINDILDLSKIESGTTSIDLQDVPFETIQDEVFRTFNQIATDKGLAFTIKRHEDVPAALLTDATRLQQILKNLLSNAFKFTTQGGVTMEISLLQEHRLSSIKGPAVAFAVSDSGIGIPPDKFNVIFEAFQQADMGTSRKFGGTGLGLAISREIAGLLGGEIGVESTLGEGSTFTFYHPLERAASMSAMRSFGSIGEAHTPDEFPVRAPSRSFEMPSSLEAISDDRDRIESSDRVLLVIEDDAIFGRILLGLARDRGFKAVVALSGDEGLAFARKYLPDAITLDIGLPDVDGWKLLADLKRDPSTSNIPVHVISGEEQWQRALDAGAIAHLRKPVTEEALTETFDNLLGFADKRTKNLLVIEDDITQLNAMVNLIGSGEVAVTAVRSGDEAMEALNSNKFDCIVVDLGLPDIPGDQLIERIRTQAEHARTPIVVYTGRELTRQEETKLTKLSEAVIVKDAMSPERLLDETRFFLHQVESRLPAAKRSSDIPPLGTATLENKKVLIVDDDARNIYALSSALEAHHLQSVSAESGQEGIDHLMRDPAIDIVLMDIMMPEMDGYETIRRIRGNPRFKDLPIIALTAKAMKGDRESSIAAGASEYISKPVDMDQLISLLRVWLNR from the coding sequence ATGGCGACAACGGCAAGTCCCAAGACCGCCCGTAACGGCAAGCCGCGTTCGAATGGCGCGGCCGCTTCACATGGGGCGAACGGTTCGGCAACAGACCGGAAGCTGCTCAACGCACTGCGTGCGTTTTACGGCGGCGATTTCACCGTTCGGCTTCCCCTTCGCGGAGCCGGCATGGATGCGGAACTCGCGAAAGCTTTTAACGACTGCGTCTCGATCAAGCAGCACATGCTGCGCGAGATCAAACGCATCAGCCGCCTGGTCGGACGCGAAGGCCGCGTTTCACAGCGCATCAATCTTCCCGAAGCCTCCGGGAGCTGGCAAGAACAAGTAGACGCGTACAACGCGCTGATCGACGATCTCACCGCCCCGATGGCCGAAACGAATCGCGTGCTTGGGTCGGTCGCGCAGGGCGATCTCGGACAACGGATTCCGGTGGACATCGAAGGCCGTCCGCTGCGCGGCGAATTCTTGCGATCGGCCAAACTCATCAACACCATGGTCGACCAGCTCAACGCATTCGCATCCGAAGTGACGCGCGTCGCGCGCGAAGTCGGATCCGAAGGAAAATTGGGCGGCCAAGCTAGCGTCAAGGGCGTCGCGGGCACGTGGAAAGACTTGACGGACTCCGTCAACACGATGGCCGGCAACCTGACGTCGCAGGTGCGTAACATCGCGGCCGTGACGACGGCCGTTGCCAACGGCGACTTGTCGCGCAAGATCACGGTCGAAGCGGCCGGCGAAATTCTCGAACTCAAAGACACCATCAATACGATGGTCGATCAGCTCAATGCATTCGCATCTGAAGTGACGCGCGTCGCGCGCGAAGTCGGATCCGAGGGACGCTTGGGCGGCCAAGCCGAGGTGCAAGGCGTCAGCGGCACGTGGAAGGACCTCACCGAGTCGGTGAACTTCATGGCGTCCAACTTGACCTCGCAAGTGCGTAACATCGCCGAAGTTACCACGGCCGTCGCCAAGGGCGATCTTTCAAAGAAGATCACAGTGGACGTGCGCGGCGAAATTCTCGAGCTGAAAAACACCATCAACACGATGGTCGACCAGCTCAACGCGTTCGCCTCCGAAGTCACGCGCGTCGCGCGCGAAGTCGGTTCTGAGGGCATTTTGGGCGGTCAGGCGCAGGTCGCCGGCGTGAGCGGCACGTGGAAGGACCTCACCGAGTCCGTGAACTTCATGGCCGCCAACTTGACGTCGCAAGTACGTAACATCGCCGACGTTACCACGGCCGTCGCCAAGGGCGACCTCTCCAGAAAGATCACGGTCAACGTCCGCGGCGAGATCCTGGAGCTGAAGAATACCATCAACACGATGGTCGACCAGCTCAACGCGTTCGCGGGCGAAGTCACGCGCGTCGCGCGCGAAGTCGGTTCCGAAGGCAAACTCGGCGGCCAGGCCGACGTCAAAGGCGTCAGCGGTACGTGGAAAGACCTTACGGATTCGGTCAACGGCATGGCTTCAAACCTCACGTCGCAGGTTCGAAACATCGCCGACGTGACGACGGCCGTCGCCAAAGGCGACTTGTCGCGCAAGATCACTGTGGACGTGCGCGGCGAGATCCTGGAACTGAAGAACACGATCAACACTATGGTCGACCAGCTCAACGCGTTTGCAGGCGAAGTGACGCGCGTCGCCCGCGAAGTCGGCTCCGAAGGAAAACTGGGCGGCCAAGCCCAGGTCGCCGGCGTCAGCGGTACGTGGCGCGACCTCACCGAGTCCGTGAACTTCATGGCTTCGAATCTGACGTCTCAGGTGCGTAACATCGCGGAAGTCACGACCGCCGTCGCCAAGGGCGACCTCTCGAAGAAGATCACGGTCGACGTGCGCGGCGAAATCCTCGAGTTGAAAAACACGATCAACACGATGGTCGATCAGCTGAACGCGTTCGCATCCGAAGTCACGCGCGTCGCGCGCGAAGTCGGCTCCGAAGGCAAACTCGGCGGCCAGGCCGAGGTCGCGGGCGTCAGCGGAACGTGGAAAGACTTGACGCTTTCGGTCAACTCGATGGCCTCGAACTTGACGAACCAAGTTCGTAACATTGCCGAAGTAACGACCGCCGTCGCCAACGGCGACCTTTCGAAGAAGATCACCGTCGACGTGCGCGGCGAAATCCTCGAGTTGAAAAACACGATCAACACGATGGTCGACCAGCTGAACGCCTTCGCATCCGAAGTTACGCGCGTCGCGCGCGAGGTCGGTTCGGAAGGCCGGTTGGGCGGACAAGCGTTCGTGCGCGGCGTCGCCGGCACGTGGAAAGACTTGACCGACTCCGTAAACACGATGGCTTCGAACCTCACCTCGCAGGTGCGTAACATCGCGAAGGTGACGACGGCCGTCGCGCTCGGCGACCTTTCCAAGAAAATTACGGTGGACGTTCGCGGAGAAATCCTCGAACTCAAAGACACGATCAACACGATGGTCGATCAGCTGAACGCGTTCGCATCCGAAGTCACGCGCGTCGCGCGCGAAGTCGGATCCGAAGGAAAACTGGGCGGCCAAGCCCAGGTCGCGGGCGTCAGCGGCACGTGGAAAGACCTTACCGACAACGTGAACTTCATGGCGTCCAACCTGACGAACCAAGTGCGCGGCATCGCGCAAGTCGTTACATCCGTCGCCAACGGCGACCTCAAACGCAAACTCACGCTGGAAGCCAAGGGCGAGATCGCGCAACTGGCCGACACGATCAACTTCATGATCGACACGCTCGCGACGTTCGCCGACCAAGTCACGACCGTGGCGCGCGAAGTCGGCTTCGAAGGAAAACTGGGCGGTCAAGCCCAGGTCCCGGGCGCGGCCGGTCTATGGCGCGACCTGACCGACTCCGTCAACCAGCTGGCCGAGCAGCTCACCTCGCAGATTCGCGCGATCGGTGAGGTTGCGACGGCCGTGACCAGCGGCGACCTCTCGCGCGCCGTTCAAGTCGAAGCGCGCGGCGAAGTCGCCGAGTTGACGCGCAACGTCAACGAAATGATTCAAAATCTGCGCGACACCACGCGCAAGAACACCGAGCAAGACTGGCTGAAGACCAACGTCGCACGTTTTACCGCAATGCTGCAGGGTCAGCGCGACAGCAAGACGGTCAGCCGCATGATCATGTCGGAGATCGCTCCGCTGGTGAACGCATACTCGGGAGCGTTTTACATCAACGAGCCGATCGGCGACGAACAAGTATTGCGCCTGATGGCCAGTTACGCCGTCAGCAAGAAGAAGGCCGCGCAACGAACGATCCGCGAGGGCGAAGGCCTGGTTGGACAATGCCTGCTCGAACGTCAGCGGATTCTGCTGACCGACGTACCGGCGGACTATATGGCGATCGGCTCGGGGATGGGCGAGACGAAACCGCTCTCGCTGATCATTTTGCCGGTGCTCTTCGAAGGCGAAGTGCGCGCAGTCATCGAGCTCGCTTCGACCGAGCGTTTCAACGAGACGCAACTTCAGTTCTTCGACCAGCTGACCGAGTCGGTCGGCGTTATCCTCAACACCATCGGCGCGACGATGCGCACGGAAGAGTTGCTTAAACAGTCGCAAGCGCTGACCAACGAGCTGCAGAGCCAGCAGATGGAGCTCCAGCAGACGAACGATGAGTTGGAGGAGCGTTCGCGCTTGCTGCAAGAGCGGAACGAAGAGATCGAGCGCCGCACGCGCGAGATCGATGAAGCGCGTCAGGAACTCGAAAAGAAGGCCGAGCAGCTCGCGCTTACCTCGAAATACAAATCGCAGTTCTTGGCAAACATGTCGCACGAGTTGCGTACTCCGCTGAACTCGCTATTGATTCTGTCGAAACAGCTGGCGGATAACCCCGAAGGAAACATGACCGGCAAGCAGATCGAGTTCGCGCAGACGATCCGGGCGGCGGGCAGCGACTTGCTCACACTGATCAACGACATCCTCGATCTATCGAAGATCGAGTCGGGCACCACCTCGATCGATCTGCAAGACGTTCCGTTTGAAACGATTCAGGACGAAGTCTTCCGGACGTTCAATCAGATCGCGACGGACAAGGGCCTGGCGTTCACGATAAAACGCCACGAGGACGTTCCGGCGGCGCTGCTGACGGACGCGACGCGGCTGCAGCAGATCTTGAAGAACCTGCTTTCAAACGCGTTCAAATTTACGACGCAGGGCGGCGTGACGATGGAGATCTCGTTGCTTCAGGAGCACCGCCTCTCTTCGATCAAAGGTCCCGCCGTCGCGTTCGCTGTGAGCGACTCGGGCATCGGCATCCCGCCCGACAAGTTCAACGTGATCTTCGAGGCGTTCCAACAAGCCGATATGGGCACGTCGCGCAAGTTCGGTGGAACCGGCCTCGGCTTGGCAATCAGCCGCGAAATCGCGGGCTTGCTGGGCGGCGAAATCGGCGTCGAGAGCACGCTGGGAGAGGGCAGCACGTTCACCTTCTACCATCCGCTCGAACGGGCCGCGAGCATGTCCGCGATGCGTTCGTTCGGTTCGATCGGCGAAGCCCACACGCCGGACGAATTCCCGGTGCGGGCGCCGTCGCGCAGTTTTGAAATGCCGTCCTCACTGGAGGCAATCTCGGACGACCGCGACCGGATCGAAAGCTCGGATCGCGTCTTGCTCGTGATTGAAGACGATGCGATCTTCGGCCGCATCTTGCTCGGACTGGCGCGCGATCGCGGCTTTAAAGCTGTTGTGGCGCTCAGCGGCGACGAAGGGCTGGCCTTCGCGCGCAAGTATCTGCCGGACGCCATCACGCTGGACATCGGACTGCCCGACGTGGACGGCTGGAAACTGCTGGCCGATCTCAAGCGCGATCCTTCGACGTCCAACATTCCCGTGCACGTCATCTCCGGCGAGGAGCAGTGGCAGCGCGCGCTGGATGCGGGCGCGATCGCACACTTGCGCAAGCCCGTCACCGAAGAAGCCTTAACCGAAACGTTCGACAACCTGCTCGGCTTCGCCGATAAGCGCACCAAGAATCTCTTGGTGATCGAAGACGACATCACGCAGCTCAACGCCATGGTCAATCTGATCGGAAGCGGCGAGGTTGCCGTGACTGCCGTTCGCTCGGGTGACGAAGCCATGGAGGCGCTCAATTCGAACAAGTTCGACTGTATCGTGGTCGATTTGGGTCTGCCCGATATCCCGGGCGATCAATTGATCGAGCGCATCCGTACGCAAGCCGAACACGCGCGCACGCCGATCGTCGTCTACACGGGACGCGAACTGACGCGGCAAGAGGAAACCAAACTGACGAAGCTCAGCGAGGCGGTGATCGTCAAAGACGCCATGTCGCCCGAACGGCTCTTGGACGAGACCCGGTTCTTCCTGCATCAGGTCGAGTCACGGCTGCCGGCGGCCAAACGCAGCAGCGACATACCGCCGCTGGGAACGGCGACGCTGGAGAACAAGAAAGTCCTGATCGTTGACGACGACGCGCGCAACATCTATGCCCTGAGCTCGGCGCTCGAAGCGCATCATCTGCAATCCGTTAGCGCTGAAAGCGGCCAAGAAGGCATCGACCACTTGATGCGCGATCCGGCCATCGACATCGTGCTGATGGACATCATGATGCCTGAGATGGACGGCTACGAGACCATCCGGCGCATCCGCGGTAATCCGCGCTTCAAGGATCTGCCGATCATCGCTCTCACTGCGAAGGCGATGAAGGGCGACCGCGAGAGTTCGATTGCGGCGGGCGCATCCGAATACATCAGCAAGCCCGTCGACATGGATCAGCTCATTTCGTTGCTGCGGGTCTGGCTTAACAGATAG
- a CDS encoding SpoIIE family protein phosphatase — MAALCVARLADYCAIAGQSGEGEEFFYEADQGKKLRLKRGHPVQIEQGLRSRGFANVLIIPLPGRQGTVGAFALAAREAGKFDDATRKIAEILGLQIANALDQATLFERQHHVADRLQRALLPASFPRVPGGQLDGAYRPASEEAEVGGDWYDAFELPDHRIAISMGDVAGHGLEAATIMGEVRIALRAAAVGERSPAAVLEQINSVTNLRGGIGMVTAIFAYYDPAGRELTYAVAGHPPPALIVEGGFAGYLPGGGVPLGIGNAIDTRDWTITLPPRSWVIFYTDGMTEYGRDVIAGEERLLEAGVRACESDPENPAMALQERIFNESVNRDDAAALALSCFDGPVPTRMEFSAVPMTAPIVRAMIHRFCDEHKLADDQRFALTTAIGEAVANAVEHAYRNDDDGRFEVRLSAQNDCIAVQVQDRGQWRTFERRDDRGRGMIMMHELMDRVRINSTQHGTCLSMVLNL, encoded by the coding sequence GTGGCCGCTTTGTGCGTGGCTCGCCTGGCCGACTACTGCGCCATCGCGGGCCAGAGCGGCGAGGGCGAGGAGTTCTTCTATGAGGCCGACCAGGGCAAGAAACTCCGGCTGAAGCGGGGGCACCCGGTGCAAATCGAGCAGGGGCTGCGTTCCCGCGGCTTTGCAAACGTCCTCATCATTCCGTTGCCCGGCCGGCAGGGTACGGTCGGCGCATTTGCGCTGGCGGCGCGCGAGGCCGGAAAATTTGACGACGCGACGCGCAAGATCGCCGAAATACTCGGCCTCCAAATTGCCAATGCTCTGGACCAAGCTACGCTCTTCGAGCGGCAGCACCACGTGGCCGATCGTCTCCAGCGCGCCTTGTTGCCCGCGAGTTTCCCGCGCGTGCCGGGCGGACAGCTCGACGGCGCCTACCGGCCGGCCAGCGAGGAAGCCGAGGTCGGCGGCGATTGGTACGACGCGTTCGAGCTGCCCGACCATCGCATTGCGATTTCGATGGGCGACGTGGCCGGCCACGGCTTGGAGGCGGCAACGATTATGGGCGAAGTGCGCATCGCGTTGCGCGCCGCCGCCGTGGGCGAGCGATCCCCGGCTGCAGTGCTCGAGCAGATCAACAGCGTCACGAACCTGCGCGGCGGCATCGGAATGGTGACGGCGATCTTCGCCTATTACGATCCGGCCGGTCGCGAACTCACCTACGCCGTCGCCGGCCATCCGCCGCCCGCGCTAATCGTTGAAGGCGGCTTCGCCGGATACTTGCCCGGCGGTGGAGTTCCGCTCGGCATCGGCAATGCGATCGATACGCGCGACTGGACGATCACGCTGCCGCCTCGCAGTTGGGTTATCTTCTACACCGATGGCATGACCGAATATGGCCGCGACGTGATCGCGGGCGAAGAACGCTTGCTCGAAGCCGGCGTTCGCGCGTGCGAATCCGATCCGGAGAATCCGGCGATGGCGCTGCAGGAACGTATCTTCAACGAATCCGTGAACCGGGACGATGCTGCCGCGCTGGCGCTTTCATGTTTTGACGGACCGGTCCCCACGCGCATGGAGTTTTCGGCCGTCCCGATGACGGCTCCGATCGTGCGCGCGATGATACACCGGTTTTGCGACGAGCACAAACTTGCCGATGACCAACGCTTCGCACTGACGACCGCTATCGGCGAAGCGGTCGCCAATGCCGTCGAACACGCGTACCGCAACGACGACGACGGCCGTTTCGAAGTACGGTTGAGCGCGCAGAACGATTGCATCGCCGTCCAGGTTCAAGACCGCGGGCAGTGGCGAACCTTCGAGCGCCGCGACGACCGGGGCCGCGGCATGATCATGATGCACGAACTCATGGATCGTGTGCGCATCAACTCCACGCAGCACGGCACTTGCCTAAGCATGGTCCTGAATCTTTGA
- a CDS encoding beta-ketoacyl-[acyl-carrier-protein] synthase family protein gives MAEPYRVVITGMGVITPLGTGTRAFWENLLAGRVAVAPLTRFNCDGFPSRIAAQIDDFDPADYLVRRRVQWTDRFSQLAVAAAKLAVEDAHFAVDGQSAEVGVYTGSALGGLAFAEEQIEVFQREGLRSVRPLLTLSVFGGAAASNVAIEFGITGPTIANADSCAAGAISIGDAFRAVKRGDVRAALAGGVEAPLAPLTFGAFTVARAMSTRNDDPATASRPFDAGRDGFVMAEGAGMFVLERYEDAVRRGAPIYAEIAGFGTSNDAFHMSAPLADGAQTATAMQLALDEARVSPGEVESINAHGSSTRLGDRAEALAFERTFGDRLSEIPVSATKGQHGHALGATGAWEIAISAMSMREGVIPGAVNLEQLDEECAVRCSREKVEARARVVMSNSSGFGGINAALVLRSVS, from the coding sequence ATGGCTGAGCCGTACCGCGTCGTCATTACCGGGATGGGGGTAATTACGCCCCTGGGCACCGGCACGCGCGCATTCTGGGAGAATCTGCTGGCCGGCCGCGTCGCGGTCGCGCCGCTGACGCGCTTCAACTGCGACGGATTCCCGTCGCGCATCGCCGCACAGATCGACGACTTCGACCCAGCCGACTATCTCGTGAGGCGGCGCGTGCAGTGGACCGACCGGTTTTCACAGCTGGCGGTTGCAGCTGCAAAGCTCGCCGTTGAGGACGCGCATTTCGCCGTTGACGGTCAGAGCGCCGAAGTCGGCGTCTATACAGGCTCGGCGCTGGGCGGTCTGGCGTTCGCAGAAGAACAGATCGAGGTTTTCCAACGCGAGGGGCTTCGTTCGGTCCGGCCGCTGCTTACGCTCTCGGTGTTCGGTGGAGCGGCGGCCAGCAACGTCGCGATCGAGTTTGGCATTACCGGTCCGACGATTGCGAACGCGGATTCGTGCGCGGCCGGCGCGATCTCGATTGGCGACGCGTTTCGCGCGGTGAAACGCGGCGACGTACGCGCTGCCTTAGCCGGCGGAGTCGAGGCGCCGTTAGCGCCGCTCACGTTCGGCGCATTCACCGTGGCACGCGCGATGTCGACGCGAAACGACGATCCGGCTACCGCAAGCCGTCCCTTCGATGCGGGCCGCGACGGTTTCGTAATGGCCGAAGGCGCCGGCATGTTCGTGCTCGAGCGTTACGAGGATGCCGTGCGGCGCGGAGCTCCAATCTATGCGGAGATCGCGGGCTTTGGAACGTCCAACGACGCGTTTCACATGTCCGCGCCGTTAGCCGACGGCGCGCAGACTGCGACCGCGATGCAGCTTGCGCTCGACGAAGCGCGCGTTTCGCCCGGCGAAGTTGAGAGCATCAACGCGCACGGCTCCTCGACGCGGCTCGGCGATCGCGCCGAAGCGCTGGCGTTCGAACGCACTTTCGGCGACCGTCTCTCCGAAATTCCGGTGAGCGCGACGAAGGGCCAGCACGGACACGCGCTCGGTGCGACGGGAGCGTGGGAGATCGCGATCTCGGCGATGAGCATGCGCGAGGGCGTGATTCCGGGCGCGGTTAATCTCGAGCAGCTCGACGAGGAATGCGCCGTGCGTTGTTCCCGCGAGAAAGTCGAGGCGCGTGCGCGCGTCGTTATGTCGAATTCATCCGGCTTCGGCGGCATTAACGCCGCTCTAGTTCTTCGTTCAGTCAGTTAA
- a CDS encoding SRPBCC family protein: protein MEMRNEIVINASPERIFRFASDTERWPEYLPHYRFVRVLERNADRQIVEMAARRSGIPVRWRAEQRNDPQTPSIRFHHLSSWTKGMDVQWRFEPVAGGTRVSIDHRSDLRFPMDWIVGKLFIDHIATRTLRRMKTLSEGSDG, encoded by the coding sequence ATGGAGATGCGGAACGAGATCGTCATCAACGCATCGCCGGAGCGCATCTTTCGCTTTGCATCCGATACCGAACGTTGGCCGGAGTATCTGCCGCACTACCGTTTCGTGCGCGTTCTCGAACGCAACGCGGACCGGCAGATTGTCGAAATGGCGGCGCGGCGCAGCGGGATTCCGGTGCGCTGGCGCGCGGAGCAGCGAAACGATCCGCAAACGCCGTCGATTCGTTTCCACCATTTGAGCAGCTGGACGAAGGGCATGGACGTGCAGTGGCGCTTCGAGCCCGTCGCCGGCGGAACGCGCGTCTCGATCGATCACCGCTCGGATTTGCGGTTCCCCATGGACTGGATCGTCGGAAAACTCTTTATCGATCACATCGCGACGCGAACGCTTCGCCGGATGAAGACGTTATCGGAAGGTTCTGATGGCTGA
- a CDS encoding NAD(P)/FAD-dependent oxidoreductase, which translates to MYDVAIAGGGPAGSSAALMLARAGLRTIVIERSQFPRTKACGEYLNAGAVGLLRELGMEPVLAPMTARLDGIRLSGNGVRTELRFSRAGWALPRAQLDDALLRSAISEGALLLQARVEDVVQEATCVALTVREPDGEVRQVRARMAIGADGTHSIVAKKCGLTIAERGVQRFALGGHYSGFVDLEPFVEMFVEGSSYFAVNPFDAAHANVMVIVRENDLAARRDDVDRFVRQRAERLSGNPERFSKMQLDGKRIAVGPLAHATRGLAAGRVLLAGDAAGFVDPFTGQGVFLALHAGMTAAQAVAGALKSPAAANELLQHYEMTLARDMRQRERLARIVRTVVRSPLLSKRAARNLARDPARAQALIDALAGCGPVEDALRIGNIVKLVA; encoded by the coding sequence ATGTATGACGTGGCGATCGCGGGCGGGGGTCCGGCCGGCTCGAGCGCCGCGCTGATGCTTGCGCGCGCCGGACTCCGGACGATAGTGATCGAGCGCTCGCAATTTCCGCGCACCAAAGCGTGTGGAGAATACTTGAACGCGGGCGCCGTAGGGCTCTTGCGCGAGTTGGGAATGGAACCGGTTCTCGCGCCGATGACGGCGCGCTTGGACGGCATCCGGCTCTCGGGCAATGGGGTGCGGACTGAACTGCGCTTTTCGCGCGCGGGCTGGGCGTTGCCGCGCGCGCAGCTGGACGACGCGCTGCTCCGATCGGCGATAAGCGAAGGAGCACTCTTGCTGCAAGCGCGCGTCGAAGACGTCGTGCAAGAAGCAACCTGCGTAGCACTCACGGTGCGCGAGCCGGACGGCGAAGTGCGGCAAGTGCGCGCCCGCATGGCGATCGGTGCGGATGGTACACATTCGATCGTTGCCAAGAAGTGCGGATTGACCATCGCGGAGCGCGGGGTCCAGCGGTTTGCACTGGGCGGACATTACTCGGGTTTTGTGGATCTCGAGCCTTTCGTCGAGATGTTCGTAGAGGGCAGCAGCTATTTTGCGGTAAATCCATTCGACGCGGCGCACGCAAACGTTATGGTGATCGTGCGCGAAAATGACCTTGCAGCCCGCAGAGACGATGTCGATCGTTTCGTCCGCCAGCGTGCCGAGCGCTTGAGCGGTAACCCGGAGCGTTTCTCAAAAATGCAACTCGACGGTAAGCGTATCGCCGTGGGCCCCCTCGCTCATGCGACTCGCGGATTGGCGGCCGGCCGCGTGCTATTGGCCGGCGACGCCGCCGGCTTCGTCGACCCGTTTACGGGACAAGGTGTCTTCCTCGCGCTGCACGCGGGGATGACGGCCGCGCAAGCTGTTGCAGGTGCGCTGAAGTCGCCCGCGGCAGCGAACGAACTCTTGCAACACTATGAAATGACGCTCGCGCGCGACATGCGGCAGCGTGAACGGCTCGCGCGGATCGTCCGCACGGTCGTCCGTTCGCCGCTGCTCTCGAAACGCGCGGCGCGCAATCTCGCACGCGATCCGGCTCGCGCGCAGGCGCTGATCGACGCGCTGGCCGGCTGCGGACCGGTCGAAGATGCACTGCGAATCGGCAACATCGTAAAGTTGGTCGCGTGA